Part of the Ficedula albicollis isolate OC2 chromosome 6, FicAlb1.5, whole genome shotgun sequence genome is shown below.
CCACAAATACCTTTGACAGTGGCAGTATTCCACATAACACTACTGTTTACACAGATCCTGGCACATTTCACACTGCTGTTCTAGGACCCCACATGCCTGGAAATGGTTTCCCAAACAGGACAATGTTCAGTCAAGCCCCTGGGATTATTCATGGTGGTCTGACTTATGGTAATATTCCAAACTCTGCATACTCCCCCATGGTGATGACAGTTCACAACAACTCTGTGGGGCCCTGCAGTCTCAGGCAGGAACCCTTGAAGGCAGATGCCACCATCCCAGCCTATTGCCACTCCTTGCCCATCCCATCCATACAGCTCATCCCACGATTGGTGTGCTCCGTCAGTGAGACGGGAAAGGAGCAGACAGCACCTGGCTACTTTAACTCCTTCAGACATGCTTCAGACATTCTGACATATCCTAAGCTGGttccttttctgcttcagaCATTCTGACATATCCTAAGCTGGTGTCTTCAGTAAGTGAAACAGGCCTGGATGCCAAGAAAATCCTGAAGTGCTGTAATGTTCCTGGAGAACAACCTgcccagcaggagagagctcctCCAGAAGCCAAGGCTGCCCGTGttgccctgagcagccagcaAGGTGCAGACATGGTAGTGACAACTAAGGATATGTGGACTATGACCTCTATGAATGATATAACCAAAGGCTTGAAACCAGCTCTGGAGCATAGAGATGCTGAGGTACAGACTCTTCCAACCATGGAATGCAAATCGGTGGCAACAagtccagcagctgcagcagaaggtcACTCACATGTGTTCCCAGAGGTGAACCTGGAGCAAGACTTGGAGGGCCCCAAATCTCCAGTTCGTGAAGTGAGATGGGATGATGAAGGGATGACGTGGGAAGTGTATGGGGCATCTGTGGATCCCGAAGTCCTCGGGGTAGCCATTCAAAAACATCTTGAGTTTCAAATAGAACAGTTCCAGACAGagcctgctggggcagctgggaaaagtaatgagaaaaaaaggccTTTCAGAACAATGATGCATTCCCTGAGATATCCAAGCTGTTGTGCTCGCTCCAGTTCTGCGGTGGAGTGAGCACAAGTGTAGGGTGTAGGATAGCTGTGTTGCTTTTGAATTGGACATAAATGCTGACTCTTAAGTGTTTGTGGACAGCCCACATAAGGATGAGTGAGAAAAGTTCAATGATCATCAAATCATAATCAATACATTAAAGCAGGGAAAAGTCCATGGCTGGACCATATAACAGAGAACATGAGATTATACTTAAATAAT
Proteins encoded:
- the GPRIN2 gene encoding G protein-regulated inducer of neurite outgrowth 2 is translated as MSSDSHQLITHSHQDSLSSTCHSLLNVSSQPLSKSSSNLACIGHTRSLEERQNKQELKKSHSSTICHILENRSDARNVQNPGWSSSQPGMMGLGSEVQTINDQSANDHSEGRTQNTNHVLVTEQSSASWGVGDTKTCVKSSTVENVSSACFVHQQGTCKMEESGAALQRSHSDLTCSCKQQTYVTHTEPSAIHSSLNSSGCRHGPPVARMSFPTQRYGSETNENASHYQNLVTHLPVLPRDQQVPTNTFDSGSIPHNTTVYTDPGTFHTAVLGPHMPGNGFPNRTMFSQAPGIIHGGLTYGNIPNSAYSPMVMTVHNNSVGPCSLRQEPLKADATIPAYCHSLPIPSIQLIPRLVCSVSETGKEQTAPGYFNSFSASDILTYPKLVSSVSETGLDAKKILKCCNVPGEQPAQQERAPPEAKAARVALSSQQGADMVVTTKDMWTMTSMNDITKGLKPALEHRDAEVQTLPTMECKSVATSPAAAAEGHSHVFPEVNLEQDLEGPKSPVREVRWDDEGMTWEVYGASVDPEVLGVAIQKHLEFQIEQFQTEPAGAAGKSNEKKRPFRTMMHSLRYPSCCARSSSAVE